In Flavobacteriaceae bacterium, the following proteins share a genomic window:
- a CDS encoding nicotinamide riboside transporter PnuC gives MNQVFDFLFSQYAEYETYQIVMETIAVLFGITSALCSWRNSIWVYPTGIISTMIFVYLLWQWTLLGDMIIQSYYFIMSIYGWYIWTRKISPESYTPISKASKKDHSIAVLIGLISLVGVVMIYNFFEKWTSWTAYVDTLTTMIFFGGMWMLAKRKVENWLYLLVGNIISVPLYFIKGYTLSSLLYLIFIVISIMGYLAWKKNLNSSLQIA, from the coding sequence ATGAACCAAGTTTTTGATTTTCTTTTTAGTCAATACGCAGAATATGAGACTTATCAAATTGTTATGGAAACTATTGCTGTTTTATTTGGAATAACCTCAGCATTATGCTCTTGGCGGAATAGTATTTGGGTATATCCAACAGGTATTATTAGCACCATGATTTTCGTGTATTTACTTTGGCAATGGACATTGTTAGGAGACATGATTATTCAAAGCTATTATTTTATAATGAGTATTTATGGATGGTATATATGGACACGTAAAATATCGCCAGAAAGTTACACACCTATTTCAAAAGCTTCTAAAAAAGATCATAGTATTGCAGTATTAATAGGATTAATATCTTTAGTAGGAGTAGTTATGATTTATAACTTTTTTGAGAAATGGACAAGTTGGACGGCTTATGTTGATACTTTAACTACTATGATCTTTTTTGGAGGTATGTGGATGTTAGCTAAACGTAAAGTCGAAAATTGGCTGTATTTATTGGTAGGAAACATTATTAGTGTACCCTTATATTTCATTAAAGGCTATACATTAAGTAGTTTGTTATACCTTATATTTATTGTTATTTCAATAATGGGATATTTAGCGTGGAAGAAAAACTTAAACAGCAGCCTTCAAATTGCCTAA
- a CDS encoding geranylgeranylglyceryl/heptaprenylglyceryl phosphate synthase, protein MTQIYKNILNAISENVKLLAVLIDPDKMELSRVASFLKKVNTSVATHIFVGGSTVNNNVTEELVLKIKEHTTLPIVLFPGDVTQITNEADALLFLSLISGRNPDYLIGKHVDSISKLRKTNLEIIPTGYLLIENGKETTVERVTKTKPLSRTNIQNIVDTVKAGELLGMQLIYLEAGSGASSPITSEIINFVKQELNIPLIVGGGIKSKAQLQNAYKSGADLVVIGTAFEDNESFFDEIKN, encoded by the coding sequence ATGACACAGATTTATAAAAACATATTAAATGCGATTTCTGAAAATGTAAAATTACTTGCTGTTTTAATAGATCCAGATAAAATGGAGTTATCAAGAGTAGCTTCTTTTTTGAAAAAAGTAAATACATCTGTGGCTACTCATATTTTTGTTGGAGGAAGTACAGTAAATAATAATGTAACAGAAGAGTTAGTTTTAAAAATTAAAGAACATACAACACTTCCTATTGTATTGTTTCCAGGAGATGTTACTCAAATTACAAATGAAGCAGATGCATTATTATTTTTATCTTTAATCTCAGGAAGAAATCCAGATTATTTAATAGGAAAACATGTTGACTCTATTTCTAAATTACGAAAAACGAATTTAGAAATAATTCCAACAGGTTATCTTTTAATTGAAAATGGAAAAGAAACCACTGTAGAGCGTGTTACAAAAACAAAGCCTTTATCGAGAACTAATATTCAAAACATTGTTGATACTGTAAAAGCAGGAGAGCTTTTAGGAATGCAACTTATATACCTTGAAGCTGGTAGTGGAGCATCTTCTCCAATTACAAGCGAAATCATTAATTTTGTAAAACAAGAACTTAATATTCCTTTAATTGTTGGAGGTGGTATAAAAAGTAAAGCACAATTACAAAATGCATATAAATCAGGAGCAGATTTAGTAGTCATTGGAACAGCTTTTGAAGATAATGAAAGCTTTTTTGATGAAATAAAAAATTAA
- a CDS encoding 4-phosphopantetheinyl transferase family protein, with protein MPLHLTLHPNSQTTVKLWKITESYNELFQGVTLQPKHLERVLEMKSELHQRGFLSIRHLLKAFGYSDSDLYYDENGKPHLRDGKYISITHSFIFSGVIISDVPIGIDIEKQREKIKVIAHKFIAYEANYLIEEKEYINKLTVIWGAKEALYKLFATPGLSFKNHILVIPFMLHDEETIAWIDYENKKYRYKIYFFEFEGFTCAYAIS; from the coding sequence ATGCCCTTACATTTAACTTTACACCCTAATTCACAAACTACTGTTAAACTCTGGAAGATTACAGAATCATATAACGAATTGTTTCAAGGGGTTACATTACAACCTAAACATTTAGAGCGTGTTTTAGAAATGAAGAGTGAATTACATCAACGAGGGTTTTTAAGTATACGACATTTGTTAAAAGCTTTTGGTTATAGTGATTCAGATTTATATTACGACGAAAATGGAAAACCACATTTAAGAGATGGTAAGTATATTTCTATAACACATTCATTTATATTTTCAGGAGTTATTATTAGTGATGTGCCTATCGGGATTGACATTGAAAAACAACGAGAAAAGATTAAAGTAATTGCTCATAAATTTATTGCTTATGAAGCAAATTATTTAATTGAAGAGAAAGAGTATATTAATAAACTAACTGTAATTTGGGGAGCTAAAGAAGCTTTATATAAATTATTTGCTACCCCAGGACTAAGTTTTAAAAATCATATTTTAGTCATTCCTTTTATGCTTCATGACGAAGAAACTATTGCTTGGATAGATTATGAAAATAAGAAATATCGATATAAAATTTACTTTTTTGAATTTGAAGGCTTTACTTGCGCCTATGCAATATCTTAA
- a CDS encoding adenosylhomocysteinase, which yields MSTKTVDYVPNKVKDISLAAWGRKEIELAEAEMPGLMSLREEYKDSQPLKGARIAGCLHMTIQTAVLIETLQALGAEVTWSSCNIFSTQDQAAAAIAEAGTAVYAWKDMTEEEFDWCIEQTLFFGEDRKPLNMILDDGGDLTNMVLDKYPELTAGINGLSEETTTGVHRLYERVKNGTLPMPAINVNDSVTKSKFDNKYGCKESAVDAIRRATDIMLAGKRVTVCGYGDVGKGTAASFKGAGSIVTVTEIDPICALQAAMDGFEVKKLETVIGNTDIVITTTGNKDIVQGKHFEALKDKAIVCNIGHFDNEIDMAWLNDNYGHTKNTIKPQVDKYTIDGNDIIILAEGRLVNLGCATGHPSFVMSNSFTNQTLAQIELWNNKEAYENEVYMLPKHLDEKVAKLHLAKIGVELTELREEQANYIGVTVDGPYKPEHYRY from the coding sequence ATGAGTACAAAAACAGTTGACTATGTTCCTAATAAGGTAAAGGATATATCGCTAGCAGCTTGGGGAAGAAAAGAGATTGAACTAGCTGAAGCAGAAATGCCAGGATTAATGAGTTTACGTGAAGAATATAAAGATTCACAACCTCTTAAAGGTGCTCGTATTGCTGGGTGCTTACATATGACCATTCAAACCGCTGTATTAATTGAAACATTACAAGCTCTTGGTGCAGAAGTAACATGGAGTTCTTGTAATATATTTTCAACTCAAGATCAAGCTGCAGCAGCAATTGCTGAAGCTGGAACTGCTGTTTATGCATGGAAAGATATGACTGAAGAGGAATTTGATTGGTGTATTGAACAAACTTTATTTTTTGGAGAAGATCGCAAACCATTAAATATGATTTTGGATGACGGTGGTGATTTAACCAATATGGTGTTAGATAAATACCCTGAATTAACTGCTGGAATAAATGGTCTTTCTGAAGAAACTACAACAGGCGTTCATCGCTTGTACGAGCGTGTAAAAAACGGAACATTACCAATGCCAGCAATAAACGTAAACGATTCTGTTACTAAATCTAAATTTGATAACAAATACGGATGTAAAGAAAGTGCTGTAGATGCGATTCGTCGTGCTACAGATATTATGTTAGCTGGGAAACGTGTTACTGTTTGTGGTTATGGTGATGTAGGTAAAGGTACCGCAGCTTCTTTTAAAGGCGCTGGAAGTATAGTAACTGTGACTGAAATAGATCCTATTTGTGCATTACAAGCTGCAATGGATGGTTTTGAAGTTAAAAAACTAGAAACTGTTATTGGAAATACAGATATTGTAATAACTACTACAGGAAATAAAGATATCGTTCAAGGCAAGCACTTCGAAGCTTTAAAAGATAAAGCTATTGTATGTAACATTGGTCATTTTGATAATGAAATTGATATGGCTTGGTTAAATGATAATTACGGTCATACAAAAAACACTATCAAACCACAAGTAGATAAATATACTATTGATGGAAATGATATTATTATTCTTGCTGAAGGGCGTTTAGTAAATTTAGGTTGTGCAACTGGTCACCCAAGTTTTGTAATGAGTAATTCATTTACAAATCAAACGTTAGCGCAAATAGAGCTTTGGAACAACAAAGAAGCTTACGAAAATGAGGTATACATGTTACCTAAGCATCTTGATGAAAAAGTAGCAAAATTACATTTAGCTAAAATTGGTGTAGAGTTAACAGAATTACGTGAAGAACAAGCAAACTATATTGGTGTAACTGTTGATGGACCATATAAACCAGAACATTACAGATATTAA
- a CDS encoding 50S ribosomal protein L27 — protein sequence MAHKKGVGSSKNGRESESKRLGVKIFGGQAAIAGNIIIRQRGNTHHPGENVYQGKDHTLHAKVDGLVKFTKKKDNKSYVSIEPFEA from the coding sequence ATGGCACATAAAAAAGGAGTCGGAAGTTCGAAAAATGGTAGAGAGTCAGAATCGAAACGTTTAGGCGTTAAAATTTTTGGTGGTCAAGCTGCTATTGCTGGAAACATTATTATAAGACAACGTGGTAATACACATCACCCAGGTGAGAATGTATATCAAGGAAAAGATCACACTTTACATGCTAAAGTTGATGGACTTGTAAAATTTACAAAGAAAAAGGATAATAAATCTTATGTTTCTATAGAGCCTTTCGAAGCTTAG
- the rplU gene encoding 50S ribosomal protein L21, translating to MYAIVEIAGQQFKVVKDQKVFVHRLQTEEGKKVAFDNVLLLEDGGKVTVGAPAIDGAQVGAKVLKHLKGDKVIVFKKKRRKGYRVKNGHRQSLTEIVIESITTSGAKKATKTKAEPKAKKVTAPKTEAKPVVEKAEATQDLKSMTVAELKDLAKAKGITGISSMKKADLIVALS from the coding sequence ATGTACGCAATTGTAGAGATAGCAGGGCAACAATTTAAAGTTGTTAAAGATCAAAAAGTATTTGTTCATCGTTTACAAACAGAAGAAGGAAAGAAAGTAGCTTTCGATAATGTACTTCTTCTTGAAGATGGTGGAAAAGTAACTGTTGGCGCCCCAGCTATAGACGGAGCTCAAGTAGGAGCAAAAGTCTTAAAGCACCTTAAAGGTGATAAAGTTATTGTTTTCAAAAAGAAAAGACGTAAAGGCTATAGAGTGAAAAATGGTCACCGTCAATCTTTAACGGAAATTGTAATAGAAAGTATTACAACATCTGGAGCTAAAAAAGCTACCAAAACAAAAGCTGAACCAAAAGCTAAAAAAGTTACTGCTCCTAAAACTGAAGCAAAACCAGTTGTAGAAAAAGCAGAAGCTACTCAAGATTTAAAAAGTATGACTGTTGCTGAATTGAAAGATTTAGCAAAAGCTAAAGGAATTACAGGAATTTCTTCAATGAAGAAAGCCGATTTAATTGTAGCTTTAAGTTAA
- a CDS encoding permease — MNATNKKWGYLILLALIWGSSFILIKKGLIGLKPLQLGAIRIIITSLVLFLFGFKRMKLITKTEWKWIAISGLLGSFFPVFLFAIAQTEIDSAIASILNSLVPLNTVLLGAAVFKIASTRRQVLGVIIGFIGTALLILKGADLNPEQNYFYAGFVLLSGIMYASNVNIIKRYLQNVDAISLTMGNYVIIFIPAVIMLFVSGFFSLVTFEHPEFMTSIGYVIILSIFGTALAKVLFAKLVQLETPVFASSVTYLMPIIALMWGVIDGEAFSVLQGLATIVILIGIYLANKRKNFKA; from the coding sequence ATGAATGCTACTAACAAAAAATGGGGTTACCTTATATTATTAGCCTTAATCTGGGGAAGTTCGTTTATACTTATAAAAAAAGGACTTATAGGCTTAAAACCACTTCAATTAGGCGCGATACGTATTATAATAACAAGTCTAGTATTGTTTTTATTTGGATTTAAGAGAATGAAATTGATTACTAAAACAGAATGGAAATGGATTGCTATTTCAGGATTGCTAGGTTCTTTTTTCCCAGTGTTTTTATTTGCAATTGCTCAAACTGAGATTGATAGTGCTATAGCCTCTATTTTAAATTCATTAGTTCCTTTAAATACTGTTTTGTTAGGCGCAGCAGTGTTTAAAATTGCTTCTACTAGGCGTCAGGTTTTAGGAGTAATTATTGGGTTTATTGGCACTGCTTTATTAATTTTAAAAGGAGCAGATTTAAATCCAGAACAAAATTATTTTTATGCAGGTTTTGTTTTGCTATCAGGAATAATGTATGCTTCTAATGTTAATATTATAAAACGATATCTACAAAATGTAGATGCTATAAGTTTAACAATGGGAAATTATGTGATTATATTTATTCCTGCAGTAATTATGCTATTTGTATCAGGGTTTTTCTCACTTGTAACTTTTGAACATCCTGAATTTATGACTTCTATAGGTTATGTAATTATTCTCTCTATTTTTGGAACAGCGTTAGCAAAAGTGTTATTTGCTAAACTAGTTCAATTAGAAACTCCTGTTTTTGCATCATCAGTTACTTATTTAATGCCTATTATAGCACTAATGTGGGGCGTTATAGATGGTGAAGCATTTAGTGTATTACAAGGATTGGCGACCATAGTTATTTTAATAGGAATTTATCTAGCCAATAAAAGAAAAAACTTTAAAGCATAG
- the gldD gene encoding gliding motility lipoprotein GldD gives MRNVLFLLSVILFVSCGNDPVPKPKALLRLEYPNPNYLKVKTQLPFSFEKNELSKDIENIKVTNNQNSLGLEVTYPTLKGTIYLTYKKIYNSNLNSLLLDAQNITQTHTVKADEIIEQPFVSDEHKVYGMFYEVGGNAASQSQFYVTDSLNHFITGSLYFYAKPNYDSILPAADYLKKDIKHIMETIRWKED, from the coding sequence ATGAGAAACGTGTTGTTTTTACTTTCTGTGATACTATTCGTTTCTTGTGGGAACGATCCTGTACCAAAACCAAAAGCATTATTAAGGTTAGAGTATCCTAACCCAAACTATCTAAAAGTTAAAACTCAACTCCCTTTTTCTTTTGAAAAAAATGAGTTGTCTAAAGATATAGAAAATATAAAAGTTACTAATAATCAAAACTCTTTGGGTTTAGAGGTTACTTACCCTACTTTAAAAGGAACAATTTATCTGACTTATAAAAAAATTTATAATTCTAATTTAAATTCCCTTTTATTAGATGCTCAAAATATTACACAAACGCATACGGTTAAAGCAGACGAAATTATTGAACAGCCTTTTGTAAGTGATGAACATAAGGTTTATGGTATGTTTTATGAAGTGGGAGGTAATGCAGCATCACAATCACAGTTTTATGTGACAGATAGCCTTAATCATTTCATTACTGGTTCGTTGTATTTTTATGCAAAGCCTAATTACGACTCTATTTTACCAGCAGCAGATTATCTTAAAAAAGATATTAAACACATTATGGAAACTATACGATGGAAGGAAGATTGA
- the gldE gene encoding gliding motility-associated protein GldE encodes MDPEPVSLLIALAMDTFVISGFVLLVVLLICSALISGAEVALFSLTQIDLDETSQEKSKPIEIITKLLKKPKKLLATILVANNFINIAIVILFAGISDVLFKDIDSVVKFWIIEVNLVFFLKVIVATFLILLFGEILPKIYASRNNLKFSKFMAHPLNALDTIFSPISVPMQSITLAIQNKLGKQKSNLSVDQLSQALELTSEEDTTKEEHKILQGIVSFGNTDTKQVMRPRIDIFALDESLKYAEIIPEITKQGYSRIPVYKDSIDTIIGILYVKDLLPHLDRKQFDWVSLLRTPIFVPENKKLDDLMVEFQEKKVHLAVVVDEYGGTSGLVSLEDVIEEIVGDISDEFDDDGLMYSKLDNNNYVFEGKTTLKDFYRIIKLEDETIFESEKGEAETIAGFVLEISKSFPKIDSKINFKNFVFTIEALDKKRIKQIKITINKI; translated from the coding sequence TTGGACCCTGAACCCGTAAGTTTACTAATAGCATTAGCAATGGATACTTTTGTTATATCTGGATTTGTACTTTTAGTAGTATTGTTAATTTGTTCTGCGCTAATTTCGGGAGCTGAAGTTGCATTATTTTCTCTTACCCAAATAGATCTTGATGAAACTTCGCAAGAAAAATCGAAACCTATCGAAATTATTACAAAGCTTTTAAAAAAGCCTAAAAAATTACTGGCTACAATTTTAGTAGCTAACAATTTTATAAATATTGCTATTGTTATTCTATTTGCTGGAATAAGTGATGTGTTATTTAAAGATATAGATTCTGTTGTGAAATTTTGGATTATTGAAGTTAACCTGGTGTTTTTTTTAAAAGTAATTGTCGCCACATTTTTGATATTACTTTTTGGAGAAATTTTACCAAAGATTTATGCCAGCAGAAACAATTTAAAGTTTTCAAAATTTATGGCACATCCATTAAATGCCTTAGATACTATCTTTTCGCCAATAAGTGTCCCGATGCAGAGCATTACGCTTGCTATTCAGAATAAATTAGGGAAACAAAAATCTAATTTGAGTGTTGATCAATTGTCACAAGCTTTAGAGTTAACTAGTGAGGAAGACACAACAAAAGAAGAGCATAAAATTTTACAAGGGATTGTATCTTTTGGGAATACAGATACTAAGCAAGTGATGAGACCTCGTATAGATATTTTTGCTTTAGACGAAAGTTTAAAATATGCTGAGATTATTCCAGAAATTACCAAACAAGGATATTCAAGAATACCAGTATATAAAGATAGCATAGATACTATTATTGGAATTTTATATGTTAAAGATTTATTGCCGCATTTAGATAGAAAACAATTTGATTGGGTGAGTTTATTAAGAACTCCAATCTTTGTTCCAGAGAATAAAAAGCTAGACGATTTAATGGTAGAATTTCAAGAAAAGAAAGTTCATTTAGCTGTTGTAGTTGATGAATATGGAGGAACCTCAGGATTAGTATCATTAGAAGATGTAATTGAAGAAATAGTAGGAGATATTAGTGATGAGTTTGATGATGATGGATTGATGTATTCTAAATTAGACAATAATAATTATGTGTTTGAAGGAAAAACAACATTAAAGGATTTTTATCGAATTATAAAACTTGAAGATGAAACTATTTTTGAATCTGAAAAAGGAGAAGCGGAAACTATAGCAGGTTTTGTTTTGGAAATTTCAAAAAGTTTCCCGAAAATAGATAGTAAAATAAATTTTAAAAATTTCGTTTTTACTATAGAAGCTTTAGATAAAAAACGTATTAAACAGATTAAAATTACGATTAACAAAATATAA
- the ssb gene encoding single-stranded DNA-binding protein: MAGTLNKVMLIGHLGDEVKMHHFEGGGCIGRFPLATNETYVNKQSNERITNTEWHNIVVRNKAAEICEKYLSKGDRVYIEGRIKTRKWQDDKGMDRYSTEIQCSDFTFLTTKNESAASGTQTQPSQPIANQTPINESSPIDDNDDLPF; this comes from the coding sequence ATGGCTGGCACATTAAATAAAGTAATGCTTATTGGACATTTAGGAGATGAAGTGAAAATGCATCATTTTGAAGGTGGTGGATGTATCGGGCGTTTTCCGTTAGCAACAAACGAAACATATGTAAATAAACAATCTAACGAGCGTATTACTAATACTGAGTGGCATAATATAGTAGTTAGAAATAAGGCTGCAGAAATTTGTGAAAAATATTTAAGTAAAGGAGATCGTGTGTACATTGAGGGGCGTATAAAAACACGAAAGTGGCAAGATGATAAAGGAATGGATCGCTATTCTACAGAAATTCAATGTTCAGATTTTACATTCTTAACTACAAAAAACGAAAGCGCTGCAAGTGGAACACAAACACAGCCATCTCAACCCATTGCAAATCAAACCCCAATAAACGAATCATCACCGATAGATGATAATGATGATTTACCATTTTAA
- the mutY gene encoding A/G-specific adenine glycosylase — translation MNFHKILTDWYSIHKRDLPWRKTKNPYHIWLSEIILQQTQIKQGLPYYDSFVINFPSVFDLAKAKEETVLKLWQGLGYYSRARNLHYTAKHIANEFNGVFPTSYNELLKLKGIGDYTASAIASICFEESTAVVDGNVYRLLSRYFGIETPINSTEGVKEFKNLAQKLLPKKNIGDYNQSLMEFGSRQCKPKNPNCNVCPLCEKCTARELNKIVILPVKLKKLKVTKKHFNFLVFISEDKRTILEQRIGKGIWQNLYQFPLVETNEDLKERDFNKNKTIVKFLNKKSYTVALYNKKTIIHKLSHQHLYTKFWIIKVSKLPERGVEISKLKTFPVPILISKFLEGFNF, via the coding sequence ATGAACTTTCATAAAATTTTAACAGACTGGTATTCAATACATAAAAGAGACCTTCCGTGGAGGAAAACTAAAAATCCATATCATATATGGCTGTCCGAAATAATTTTACAGCAAACTCAAATTAAACAAGGTTTACCTTATTATGATAGCTTTGTTATAAATTTTCCAAGTGTTTTTGACCTTGCTAAAGCTAAAGAAGAAACAGTTTTAAAACTATGGCAAGGGTTAGGCTATTATTCTAGAGCACGTAATTTACATTATACGGCAAAACACATTGCAAATGAGTTTAATGGCGTTTTTCCAACTTCTTATAATGAGCTTTTAAAACTAAAAGGAATAGGTGATTATACTGCAAGTGCGATTGCTTCAATTTGTTTTGAAGAATCTACTGCTGTGGTAGATGGAAATGTATATCGCTTACTATCTCGTTATTTTGGAATTGAAACTCCTATTAACTCAACGGAAGGAGTTAAAGAATTTAAAAATTTAGCACAGAAGCTTTTACCTAAAAAAAATATAGGAGATTACAATCAAAGCTTAATGGAGTTTGGTTCGCGACAATGCAAACCTAAAAACCCTAATTGTAATGTTTGCCCTTTATGCGAAAAATGCACAGCTCGAGAACTTAATAAAATAGTGATACTTCCTGTAAAGTTGAAAAAACTGAAAGTCACAAAAAAGCATTTTAATTTTTTGGTTTTCATTTCTGAAGATAAGCGAACCATTTTAGAACAGCGAATAGGTAAAGGTATTTGGCAAAATTTATATCAATTCCCACTTGTTGAAACTAATGAAGATTTAAAAGAAAGAGATTTTAATAAAAATAAAACTATTGTTAAGTTTTTAAATAAGAAATCATATACAGTTGCTTTATATAATAAAAAAACTATTATTCATAAGCTGTCACATCAACATTTATACACTAAATTTTGGATAATAAAAGTATCAAAACTTCCAGAAAGAGGAGTTGAAATTTCAAAGCTTAAAACATTTCCTGTACCTATATTAATAAGTAAGTTTTTAGAGGGATTTAATTTTTAA
- a CDS encoding integration host factor subunit beta, with product MTKADIVAKISDKLGIEKGDVQATVETFMNEVKTSLESGDNVYLRGFGSFIIKTRAEKTGRNISKNTTIKIPAHNIPAFKPAKVFVESVKTNVEVK from the coding sequence ATGACAAAAGCTGATATAGTAGCGAAAATTTCAGATAAACTTGGAATTGAAAAAGGAGATGTTCAAGCAACTGTTGAAACATTTATGAATGAAGTAAAAACATCATTAGAAAGTGGTGATAATGTTTATCTAAGAGGTTTTGGTAGTTTTATCATTAAAACGAGAGCAGAAAAAACTGGTAGAAATATTTCAAAAAACACTACTATAAAAATTCCAGCTCACAATATTCCTGCATTTAAACCTGCAAAAGTTTTTGTAGAAAGTGTAAAAACTAACGTAGAAGTTAAATAA
- a CDS encoding ribonuclease E/G, with amino-acid sequence MNKELIIRSSSNDVDFALLKDGKLIELQKEGDDNKFAVGDVFLAKIRKAVPGLNAAFVNVGYEKDAFLHYHDLGPKLPTLLKFIKRVSTGKLKDYSLKDFPFEKDIDKNGSISDAIKSNQSVLVQIVKEPISTKGPRISSELSIAGRYLVLVPFSDRISISQKIESKEEKERLKRLVKSITPKGFGVIVRTVAEGKKVAELDRDLQNLYDRWTVMCKKLQKANHPSKVLGEMNKASSILRDIFNDTFTSIIVDDESLYIQIKDYVQEIAPKKESIVKLYQSNVPVFEKFGIERQIKTSFGRTVSMAKGAYLVIEHTEALHVIDVNSGNRSNKAKSQEDTALEVNMIAASEMARQLRLRDMGGIIVVDFIDMGKAENRRTLYNHLRDEMKDDRAKHKILPPSKFGLIQITRQRVRPEMNIKTREENPNGANGQEVEAPIGIVSKIAHDLEQLAKKDYKKVTLNTHPFIAAFLTKGFPSIRSKWYFEHKKWVKILPRDAYTYLEYNFVDKDGTEIKL; translated from the coding sequence ATGAATAAAGAATTGATTATTCGTTCTAGTTCTAATGACGTTGATTTTGCCTTATTAAAAGATGGAAAACTAATTGAATTACAAAAAGAAGGAGATGACAACAAATTTGCCGTTGGTGATGTGTTTTTAGCCAAAATACGGAAAGCTGTCCCTGGTCTTAATGCTGCATTTGTTAATGTAGGTTACGAGAAAGATGCATTTTTGCATTATCACGATTTAGGACCAAAACTTCCTACTCTTTTAAAATTCATTAAACGTGTAAGCACAGGTAAACTTAAAGATTATTCTTTAAAAGATTTCCCATTTGAAAAAGACATTGATAAGAATGGAAGCATCTCAGATGCTATAAAATCTAATCAATCGGTACTCGTACAAATTGTAAAAGAGCCAATATCTACCAAAGGACCCCGAATAAGCTCGGAATTATCCATTGCTGGTCGATATTTAGTTTTAGTTCCTTTTTCTGATCGTATTTCAATTTCTCAAAAAATTGAATCAAAAGAAGAAAAAGAGCGACTTAAAAGGCTTGTTAAGAGTATAACTCCAAAAGGTTTTGGAGTTATTGTACGTACTGTTGCCGAAGGCAAAAAAGTAGCTGAACTAGATAGAGATTTACAAAATCTCTATGATCGTTGGACAGTAATGTGCAAAAAGCTACAAAAAGCAAATCATCCCAGTAAAGTGTTAGGAGAAATGAATAAAGCCTCTTCTATTTTAAGAGACATTTTTAATGACACATTTACATCTATAATTGTAGATGATGAATCGCTTTACATTCAAATTAAAGATTACGTGCAAGAAATTGCACCAAAAAAAGAATCAATAGTTAAATTGTATCAGTCTAATGTTCCTGTTTTTGAAAAATTTGGAATAGAACGACAAATTAAAACATCCTTTGGACGTACTGTTTCTATGGCAAAAGGCGCTTATTTAGTAATTGAACATACTGAAGCCCTTCATGTTATAGATGTAAATAGTGGTAATCGCTCAAACAAAGCAAAAAGTCAAGAGGATACAGCTTTAGAAGTTAATATGATCGCTGCTTCAGAAATGGCTCGTCAATTACGTTTACGTGATATGGGTGGCATTATTGTAGTCGATTTTATCGATATGGGAAAAGCTGAAAATAGAAGAACGCTCTACAACCATCTTCGTGATGAAATGAAAGATGATCGAGCAAAACATAAAATATTACCCCCAAGTAAATTTGGGTTGATACAAATAACTAGACAACGAGTGAGACCAGAAATGAACATTAAAACCAGAGAGGAAAATCCTAATGGTGCAAATGGACAAGAAGTTGAAGCTCCTATTGGAATTGTGAGTAAAATTGCTCATGATTTAGAACAACTAGCAAAAAAAGACTATAAAAAGGTGACTTTAAACACACATCCTTTTATAGCAGCTTTTTTAACTAAAGGCTTTCCATCTATACGTTCAAAATGGTATTTTGAACATAAAAAATGGGTGAAAATATTACCAAGAGATGCTTACACATATCTAGAGTACAACTTTGTTGACAAAGATGGTACTGAAATTAAATTATAA